From a region of the Xanthomonas rydalmerensis genome:
- a CDS encoding MgtC/SapB family protein: MEALRLFNLGSLLDTLVSLTAAFVLGAIIGFERQVRQRTAGLRTNTLVAVGAAIFVSLGDRLFEIHGGTQGAVQVVAYVVSGIGFLGAGAIMKEGANVTGLNTAATLWGSGAVGACAGAGLVAEAVLAAMFVLLSNTLLRPMVNRINRHPLKESSLEATYMFYAICAREVHGDVRERLIELLEEAHYPAREVEQHPFGQKDVEIAATLYATAVRAEELDAVVQRLEGEPGVQQAFWNAGVEG, from the coding sequence ATGGAAGCACTGCGCCTGTTCAATCTCGGCTCGCTGCTCGACACCCTGGTGAGCCTGACCGCCGCCTTCGTGCTCGGCGCGATCATCGGCTTCGAGCGCCAGGTGCGCCAGCGCACCGCCGGGCTGCGCACCAACACCCTGGTCGCGGTCGGCGCGGCGATCTTCGTCTCGCTCGGCGACCGCCTGTTCGAAATCCACGGTGGTACCCAGGGCGCGGTGCAGGTGGTGGCCTACGTGGTCTCTGGCATCGGCTTCCTCGGCGCCGGCGCGATCATGAAGGAAGGCGCCAACGTCACCGGGCTCAACACCGCGGCCACGCTGTGGGGATCGGGCGCGGTCGGCGCCTGCGCCGGTGCCGGGCTGGTCGCCGAGGCGGTGCTGGCGGCCATGTTCGTGCTGCTCAGCAATACCCTGCTGCGGCCGATGGTGAACCGGATCAACCGGCATCCGCTGAAGGAATCCTCGCTGGAAGCCACCTACATGTTCTACGCGATCTGCGCGCGCGAGGTGCACGGCGACGTGCGCGAGCGGCTGATCGAGCTGCTGGAGGAAGCGCATTACCCGGCGCGCGAAGTCGAGCAGCATCCATTCGGACAGAAGGACGTGGAGATCGCCGCCACGCTGTACGCCACCGCGGTGCGTGCCGAGGAACTGGATGCGGTGGTGCAGCGCCTGGAGGGCGAACCCGGTGTACAACAGGCGTTCTGGAACGCCGGCGTCGAAGGCTGA
- the rmuC gene encoding DNA recombination protein RmuC, producing MQNDAHFLILAGLLCAVIVLLLAVLLRRGNHAALETALREEQRSGRGELREQLDSLARQQDARSEGFARNLADLSTRTDQRLDLLREALTEDARRGRVEAGAAQQRMAELLSQRLVEIRGQLDAFGQQQDARMAQFGQQQAELIARIDAQLGALREALLEDTRKGRQEGADAQQRFADALGQRLSELVQRNEQRLGEMRGTLEERLKELQADNAAKLEQMRGTVDEKLQTTLNTRLDASFKLVSERLEQVQRGLGEMQQLATGVGDLKRVLSNVKNRGGWGEVQLENILEQTLTQEQYARGVRVRPERNEMVDFAVRLPGRGHEDTPVWLPIDAKFPREDYERLLDAQEQGDPELVQAMGVQLERAIRVQAKSIGDKYIAPPHTTDFAVMFLPTEGLYAETLRRPGLADLLQREHRIVVAGPTTITALLNSLQMGFRTLAIEKRSSEVWGVLAAVKSEFGKFAGILEKAEKQISTVGKSLGEASRKTRTIERRLRGVETLADAQAAPLLDLSLPLDDAEADTDVEESSRDEQG from the coding sequence ATGCAAAACGATGCCCATTTCCTGATCCTCGCCGGCCTGTTGTGCGCCGTCATCGTCCTGTTGCTGGCCGTGCTGCTGCGGCGCGGCAACCACGCCGCGCTGGAGACGGCTCTGCGCGAGGAGCAGCGCAGCGGCCGCGGCGAACTGCGCGAGCAACTCGACAGCCTCGCCCGCCAGCAGGACGCGCGCAGCGAAGGCTTCGCCCGCAACCTGGCGGATCTTTCCACCCGCACCGACCAGCGCCTGGACCTGCTGCGCGAAGCGCTGACCGAGGACGCACGGCGTGGCCGGGTCGAGGCCGGCGCCGCGCAGCAGCGCATGGCCGAGCTACTCAGCCAGCGCCTGGTCGAGATCCGCGGCCAGCTGGATGCCTTCGGCCAGCAGCAGGACGCGCGCATGGCCCAGTTCGGCCAGCAGCAGGCCGAACTGATCGCGCGCATCGACGCGCAACTGGGCGCGTTGCGCGAGGCCCTGCTCGAGGACACGCGCAAGGGCCGCCAGGAAGGCGCGGACGCGCAGCAGCGCTTCGCCGACGCGCTTGGCCAGCGTCTGAGCGAGCTGGTCCAGCGCAACGAGCAGCGCCTGGGTGAGATGCGCGGCACCCTGGAAGAGCGGCTGAAGGAGTTGCAGGCCGATAACGCGGCCAAGCTCGAGCAGATGCGCGGCACCGTCGACGAGAAGCTGCAGACCACCCTCAACACGCGCCTGGACGCCTCGTTCAAGCTGGTCTCCGAACGGCTCGAGCAGGTCCAGCGCGGCCTGGGCGAGATGCAGCAGCTCGCCACCGGCGTCGGCGACCTCAAGCGCGTGCTGAGCAACGTCAAGAACCGCGGCGGCTGGGGCGAGGTGCAGCTGGAGAACATCCTCGAGCAGACCCTGACCCAGGAGCAGTACGCCCGCGGCGTGCGGGTGCGCCCGGAGCGCAACGAGATGGTCGATTTCGCCGTGCGCCTGCCCGGCCGCGGCCACGAGGACACGCCGGTATGGCTGCCGATCGACGCCAAGTTCCCGCGCGAGGACTACGAGCGCCTGCTCGACGCGCAGGAGCAGGGCGATCCGGAGCTGGTGCAGGCGATGGGCGTGCAGCTGGAGCGCGCGATCCGGGTGCAGGCCAAGTCGATCGGCGACAAGTACATCGCCCCGCCGCACACCACCGACTTCGCGGTGATGTTCCTGCCCACCGAGGGCCTGTACGCCGAGACCCTGCGCCGCCCCGGCCTGGCCGACCTGCTGCAGCGCGAACATCGCATCGTCGTCGCCGGTCCGACCACGATCACCGCGCTGCTCAACAGCCTGCAGATGGGCTTTCGCACCCTGGCCATTGAGAAACGCTCCAGCGAGGTGTGGGGTGTGCTGGCCGCGGTCAAGAGCGAGTTCGGCAAGTTCGCCGGCATCCTGGAGAAGGCCGAGAAGCAGATCAGCACCGTCGGCAAGAGCCTGGGCGAGGCCAGCCGCAAGACCCGCACCATCGAACGCCGCCTGCGCGGCGTCGAGACCCTGGCCGACGCGCAGGCCGCGCCGCTGCTGGACCTGTCGCTGCCGCTGGACGATGCCGAGGCCGACACCGACGTGGAGGAGTCGTCGCGCGACGAGCAGGGGTGA
- a CDS encoding glutathione peroxidase, with protein sequence MSESLTAIPLTRIDGQPATLAEFAGKVLLIVNVASKCGLTAQYAGLEALYREKQAAGLEVLGFPANDFKGQEPGSEAEIQQFCQLTYDVTFPMFAKIAVTGEDTHPLYRALIAAQPQTEGEGPMREKLAGYGIEPNPAPGVLWNFEKFLIGRDGQVLGRFAPDVTAEDPRLRAAIDAALG encoded by the coding sequence ATGTCCGAGTCGCTGACCGCCATCCCGCTGACCCGCATCGACGGCCAGCCGGCCACCCTCGCCGAGTTCGCCGGCAAGGTGTTGCTGATCGTCAACGTCGCCTCCAAGTGCGGCCTCACCGCGCAGTACGCCGGCCTGGAAGCGCTGTACCGCGAGAAGCAGGCCGCGGGACTGGAAGTGCTCGGTTTCCCCGCCAACGATTTCAAGGGCCAGGAGCCGGGCAGCGAGGCGGAGATCCAGCAGTTCTGCCAGCTCACCTACGACGTCACCTTCCCGATGTTCGCCAAGATCGCCGTCACCGGCGAGGACACGCATCCGCTGTACCGCGCGCTGATCGCCGCGCAGCCGCAGACCGAGGGCGAGGGCCCGATGCGCGAGAAGCTGGCCGGCTACGGTATCGAGCCGAATCCGGCGCCGGGCGTGCTGTGGAACTTCGAGAAGTTCCTGATCGGCCGCGATGGCCAGGTGCTGGGCCGCTTCGCCCCGGACGTCACCGCCGAGGATCCGCGCCTGCGCGCGGCGATCGACGCGGCGCTGGGGTAA
- a CDS encoding VacJ family lipoprotein: MNVLRILTSLTLAAALGACAGAPKRTPPPPPPPTAQTAPAAGDSAPTADANAMAASTDSTTGMDASATPASSSATVATPPAGANGAPTSAEDDYAALYGSDPYNPVADPTLPAGVQAPPSYDPWEKYNRKVHAFNNVVDRAVARPLARAYVNVVPRPVRLGVTNFFDNLSSPLTMVNQLLQGRPLQAGQTLSRFLINSTLGIGGIFDPATDANLPRRSEDFGQTLGVWGWRRSRYLELPLFGPRTVRDTFGLVGDAPLSPLQQIEEDRVRVGLQGLQLVDTRAQLLSLDSLRDQAPDEYQLTRDAWLQRRNYQIESDMRGHKRQDDDLPAYLREEETNPTVPVDAMPVPEWRGGR; this comes from the coding sequence ATGAACGTGCTGCGTATCCTCACCTCCCTGACCCTGGCCGCCGCGCTTGGCGCCTGCGCCGGCGCGCCCAAGCGCACCCCGCCACCGCCTCCGCCGCCGACGGCGCAGACCGCGCCCGCTGCCGGCGACAGCGCCCCCACCGCCGATGCGAACGCCATGGCGGCGTCCACCGACAGCACGACCGGCATGGACGCCAGCGCCACGCCGGCGTCGTCCAGCGCGACGGTGGCCACGCCTCCGGCGGGCGCCAACGGCGCACCGACCTCGGCCGAAGACGACTACGCCGCGCTGTACGGCAGCGATCCGTACAACCCGGTGGCCGATCCGACCCTGCCGGCGGGCGTGCAGGCGCCGCCGAGCTACGACCCGTGGGAGAAGTACAACCGCAAGGTGCATGCCTTCAACAACGTGGTCGACCGCGCCGTGGCGCGGCCGCTGGCGCGTGCCTACGTCAACGTGGTGCCACGGCCGGTACGGCTGGGCGTGACCAACTTCTTCGACAACCTCAGCTCGCCGCTGACCATGGTCAACCAGCTGCTGCAGGGCCGTCCGCTGCAGGCGGGGCAGACCCTGAGCCGGTTCCTGATCAACAGCACGCTGGGCATCGGCGGCATCTTCGACCCGGCCACCGACGCCAACCTGCCGCGACGCAGCGAGGACTTCGGCCAGACCCTGGGCGTGTGGGGCTGGCGCCGCTCGCGCTACCTGGAACTGCCGCTGTTCGGTCCGCGCACGGTGCGCGATACCTTCGGCCTGGTCGGCGACGCGCCGCTGTCGCCGCTGCAGCAGATCGAGGAAGACCGGGTACGCGTCGGCCTGCAGGGCCTGCAGTTGGTCGACACGCGCGCGCAGTTGCTGTCGTTGGACAGCCTGCGCGACCAGGCGCCGGACGAGTACCAGCTGACCCGCGATGCGTGGCTGCAGCGCCGCAACTATCAGATCGAGAGCGACATGCGCGGGCACAAGCGTCAGGACGACGATCTGCCGGCCTACTTGCGCGAGGAAGAGACCAACCCGACGGTGCCGGTGGACGCGATGCCGGTCCCGGAGTGGCGCGGCGGCCGCTGA
- a CDS encoding STAS domain-containing protein, which translates to MASDAPQVRRDGDTLALSGVLDRAAATALWPAALRALPGARALDLQAVSRVDSAGLALLAELAARLRTQGQAEVAIHGAPAGLTDLSAAYRLASTLDFHSPPAAS; encoded by the coding sequence GTGGCAAGTGATGCGCCGCAGGTGCGCCGCGACGGCGACACGCTCGCGCTGAGCGGCGTGCTCGACCGCGCCGCGGCCACCGCGTTGTGGCCGGCGGCGCTGCGCGCGCTGCCGGGCGCACGCGCGCTGGATCTGCAGGCGGTGTCGCGGGTGGACAGCGCCGGCCTGGCACTGCTCGCCGAACTCGCCGCGCGCCTGCGCACCCAGGGCCAGGCCGAGGTCGCCATCCATGGCGCCCCGGCCGGCCTGACCGACCTGAGCGCCGCCTACCGGCTGGCCTCGACCCTGGACTTCCACTCTCCCCCTGCGGCGAGCTGA
- a CDS encoding MlaC/ttg2D family ABC transporter substrate-binding protein — MTIKLLSAALAAALAVAAPSAALAQAAPAAAAAQAGSASKVVLENSTRILTTLEQRRSEFKSNPSALRQFIDSEMNKSFDRDYAARLVLGVHGRGASDGDVKLFGDAMADNLMQRYGTSLLTFEGKPQVRVKSETPLPGGRGVKVSTELLRSGGDPVPVDYLLRNTGAGWKIFDVMVEGVSYVQTFRNQFDTPLRNKSIAEVAAELRNGTLQAAPASNSGK; from the coding sequence ATGACGATCAAACTGCTTTCCGCCGCTCTCGCCGCCGCGCTGGCCGTGGCCGCGCCCTCCGCCGCCCTGGCCCAGGCCGCGCCGGCCGCCGCCGCCGCCCAGGCCGGTTCGGCCAGCAAGGTGGTGCTGGAGAACAGCACGCGCATCCTGACCACGCTGGAACAGCGCCGCAGCGAGTTCAAGAGCAACCCTTCCGCGCTGCGCCAGTTCATCGACAGCGAGATGAACAAGTCCTTCGACCGCGACTACGCCGCCCGCCTGGTGCTGGGCGTGCACGGCCGCGGCGCCTCCGACGGCGACGTCAAGCTGTTCGGCGACGCGATGGCCGACAACCTGATGCAGCGCTACGGCACCTCGCTGCTGACCTTCGAAGGCAAGCCGCAGGTGCGGGTGAAGTCGGAAACCCCGCTGCCGGGCGGCCGCGGCGTCAAGGTCTCCACCGAGCTGCTGCGCAGCGGCGGCGACCCGGTGCCGGTGGACTACCTGCTGCGCAACACCGGCGCGGGCTGGAAGATCTTCGACGTGATGGTCGAAGGCGTGTCCTACGTGCAGACCTTCCGCAACCAGTTCGACACCCCGCTGCGCAACAAGTCGATCGCCGAGGTCGCGGCCGAGCTGCGCAACGGCACGCTGCAGGCGGCACCGGCGAGCAACAGTGGCAAGTGA
- the mlaD gene encoding outer membrane lipid asymmetry maintenance protein MlaD, which yields MALRGPRLEFAVGAFLLLGLASLLVLALASTNRQWGFGGHRYDLVARFSQIGQLRAQAPVKIGGVIIGQVAKIDLDPTKFDSVVTLSIDDKYKDLPADTSAAILTSGLLGESYVGLQPGGDPDTLKPGQEIAFTQPAVDLIQLVGKYMFGGGSAGGDKNATPAAAPSADPTTPATEPKP from the coding sequence ATGGCTCTCCGTGGTCCCCGTCTCGAGTTCGCCGTCGGCGCCTTCCTGCTGCTGGGCCTGGCCTCGCTGCTGGTGCTGGCGCTGGCTTCCACCAACCGCCAGTGGGGCTTCGGCGGCCACCGCTACGACCTGGTCGCGCGCTTCTCGCAGATCGGCCAGCTGCGCGCGCAGGCGCCGGTGAAGATCGGCGGCGTCATCATCGGCCAGGTCGCCAAGATCGACCTGGACCCGACCAAGTTCGACTCGGTGGTCACCCTGTCCATCGACGACAAGTACAAGGACCTGCCGGCCGACACCTCGGCGGCGATCCTGACCAGCGGCCTGCTCGGCGAGAGCTACGTCGGCCTGCAGCCCGGCGGCGACCCCGACACGCTCAAGCCCGGCCAGGAAATCGCCTTCACCCAGCCGGCGGTGGACCTGATCCAGCTGGTCGGCAAGTACATGTTCGGCGGCGGCAGCGCCGGCGGCGACAAGAACGCAACGCCCGCTGCCGCACCCTCGGCCGACCCCACCACGCCCGCAACGGAACCCAAGCCATGA
- a CDS encoding MlaE family lipid ABC transporter permease subunit, whose product MAIVAPIRSLGRAGLFFLTVLRGSLPTRDLLAELIREIYKVGARSLPIIAVGGAFVGLVLTLQGYRTLQTYGASDALSTLLGLSLYRELAPVLTALLFIGRAGSSIAAELGLMRATDQIKALELMAIDPVAKAVAPRFWAAVLTVPLLTGIFCSLAISASYFEAVAALGLDRGTFWSALSSSVDFWDDFGVAMLKSAVFGGTAALVAAYVGFHAEPTIEGTSVATTRAVVNASLLVLMFNFVMSALLFR is encoded by the coding sequence ATGGCCATCGTTGCCCCGATCCGTTCCCTGGGCCGCGCCGGGCTGTTCTTCCTGACCGTGCTGCGTGGTTCGCTGCCGACCCGCGACCTGCTGGCCGAGCTGATCCGCGAGATCTACAAGGTCGGCGCGCGCTCGCTGCCGATCATCGCGGTGGGCGGTGCGTTCGTCGGGCTGGTGCTCACCCTGCAGGGCTACCGCACGCTGCAGACCTACGGCGCCTCCGATGCGTTGTCGACCCTGCTCGGGCTGTCGCTGTACCGCGAGCTGGCGCCGGTGCTGACCGCGCTGCTGTTCATCGGCCGCGCCGGCAGTTCCATCGCCGCCGAGCTGGGCCTGATGCGCGCCACCGACCAGATCAAGGCGCTGGAGCTGATGGCGATCGACCCGGTGGCCAAGGCGGTGGCGCCGCGCTTCTGGGCGGCGGTGCTGACCGTGCCGCTGCTGACCGGCATCTTCTGCTCGCTGGCGATCAGCGCCAGCTACTTCGAGGCGGTGGCGGCGCTCGGCCTGGACCGCGGCACGTTCTGGTCGGCGCTGTCGAGCAGCGTGGATTTCTGGGACGACTTCGGCGTGGCGATGCTGAAGTCGGCGGTGTTCGGCGGCACGGCGGCGCTGGTCGCGGCCTATGTCGGCTTCCACGCCGAGCCGACCATCGAGGGCACCTCGGTGGCCACCACCCGCGCCGTGGTCAACGCCTCGCTGCTGGTGCTGATGTTCAACTTCGTCATGTCGGCGCTGCTGTTCCGCTGA
- a CDS encoding ABC transporter ATP-binding protein, which translates to MASSESNLVQLSGVRIDRGGRAILRDVSLSVPRGSITAVLGPSGSGKSTLLAALTGELVPAAGTLEVFGKPLPRGSRALRETRKSIGVLLQGNGLLTDLSVAENVALPLRAHTRLPEPVLQRLVALKLHAVGLLAAADAWPRELSGGMARRVALARALALDPPLMIYDEPLTGLDPIASGVIMSLIQRLNHTLGLTSIIVSHHVHETLPICDQAVAIANGGVVFAGTPQDLQASSDPLLQQFLHGRPDGPIPFDAPQRARSAA; encoded by the coding sequence ATGGCGTCTTCCGAATCCAATCTGGTGCAGTTGTCGGGTGTGCGCATCGACCGCGGCGGCCGCGCGATTCTGCGCGACGTCTCGCTGAGCGTGCCGCGCGGCAGCATCACCGCCGTGCTGGGTCCCTCCGGCAGCGGCAAGTCCACGCTGCTGGCGGCGCTGACCGGCGAACTGGTGCCCGCGGCTGGCACGCTGGAGGTGTTCGGCAAGCCGTTGCCGCGCGGCAGCCGTGCGCTGCGCGAGACGCGCAAGAGCATCGGCGTGCTGCTGCAGGGCAATGGCCTGCTCACCGACCTGAGCGTGGCCGAGAACGTGGCGCTGCCGTTGCGCGCCCACACCCGCCTGCCCGAGCCGGTGCTGCAGCGGCTGGTGGCGCTAAAGCTGCATGCGGTGGGCCTGCTGGCCGCCGCCGATGCCTGGCCGCGCGAGCTATCCGGCGGCATGGCGCGGCGCGTGGCGCTGGCGCGGGCCCTGGCCCTGGATCCGCCGCTGATGATCTACGACGAACCCCTGACCGGCCTGGACCCGATCGCCTCCGGCGTGATCATGAGCCTGATCCAGCGCCTCAACCACACCCTGGGCCTGACCAGCATCATCGTCAGCCACCACGTCCATGAGACCCTGCCGATCTGCGACCAAGCGGTGGCCATCGCCAACGGCGGCGTGGTCTTCGCCGGCACCCCGCAGGACCTGCAGGCCAGCAGCGACCCGCTGCTGCAGCAGTTCCTGCACGGCCGTCCCGACGGCCCGATCCCGTTCGATGCGCCGCAGCGCGCGCGGAGCGCCGCCTGA
- the recC gene encoding exodeoxyribonuclease V subunit gamma, translated as MPAPSAPDFRLYPSNALDTLAALLAEELRRPPPEQPLLAPEVVLIPQVAMRRWLQSTLAAVHGVAANLEFLTPGEFVARALERNLGAAADDLDMATMHWRLYAALQGDLGTDAALAPLAGYLADGDALKPWSLAGELSNVFEKYQAWRRDWLLRWEGGADPDDPQARLWRRIASGRAYRARRIGQYLDRYARPDGPLPQGLPRRLFAFAVLNISPDVLRVLATQARAGTLHFYLPTPAQGYWGDLQTLWQRRREGGAVELFAEQVQENPLLQAWGAAGRDFMALIGDYEVVHPLAEIAVYADPLESGRRALADGGLGDSLLRRMQSDLFHRRAPARPAPLAAVDPHDPSLQVHACHTRLRELQVLHDQLRALLDDPRFEPPLQPREIAVLSPDIDPYVPYLDAVFGSHGGDDPLPYALADASPLASEPLAEVFLALLGLPIARFGLHEILDLLASAPIAEAAGLDEAGLERLRGWLHAAGARWGLDAAHRQRHQAPADDAYTWRFALDRLLLGHASGAEDDIDGVAPWPQLEGSALAALDTLLRLLRVLDRHQAALAEPMPPAQWREVLLGLLEALLPQSPSAPRQQRALERLRALIDQFARDAARADYADAVPAEVVRAHFAAVLGESDTRAPLLTGGISFGRMVPMRLLPFRVICLLGMNDGDFPRRDPAAGLNRLTAELGTARRRHGDRSTREDDRFLFLQLFASAQEVFYLSYLGADARDGSVREPSPLVGELLACTAQYHADPAAAAALVVRHPLQPFAAAAFGATGAEDADPRRFSYRRQWRPAVDSLVGQRQPLAPWIDALPAAADDAPPAQLSIDDLRRLLVDPAGQFLRQRLGLRLPDPAQADSDLEPLLAASRGLDQYGLQQQVFEAVLREDTDALYERLRARALLPSGPLGRRQLDERVRQLRPYAEAFRQWRGAAAAPLAPRLQVDLDGTALHGRLPGWYAPGVARVQVGALSGRSAIRHGLEWLLLRAAGEAMPYVRFFDHDDGLGPHPMDREPLPTAQARQALGELLQLYRHGRQAPLAFAPYSSWKYYQAARAGDLDKAIKDAAAQWQAGFGWSEADSPELRLVGRGRDPFADAQRFADFAATSQRVFGLLEQGDAGPALDPERLSESWQRWRGLQEDAE; from the coding sequence ATGCCTGCCCCGTCCGCGCCCGATTTCCGGCTGTATCCGTCCAACGCGCTGGATACCCTGGCCGCCCTGCTCGCCGAAGAACTGCGCCGGCCGCCGCCGGAGCAGCCCTTGCTGGCGCCGGAGGTGGTGCTGATCCCGCAGGTGGCGATGCGGCGCTGGCTGCAGTCGACCCTGGCCGCGGTGCACGGGGTGGCGGCGAACCTGGAATTCCTCACCCCCGGCGAATTCGTCGCGCGCGCGCTGGAGCGCAATCTCGGCGCGGCGGCCGACGATCTGGACATGGCGACCATGCACTGGCGCCTGTACGCCGCGCTGCAGGGCGACCTGGGCACCGATGCGGCGTTGGCGCCGCTGGCCGGGTATCTGGCCGATGGCGATGCGCTCAAGCCGTGGAGCCTGGCCGGCGAGCTGAGCAACGTGTTCGAGAAGTACCAGGCCTGGCGCCGCGACTGGCTGCTGCGCTGGGAAGGCGGCGCCGACCCGGACGATCCGCAGGCACGGCTGTGGCGGCGCATCGCCAGCGGCCGCGCCTACCGCGCGCGGCGCATCGGCCAGTACCTGGACCGCTACGCGCGGCCGGACGGGCCGTTGCCGCAGGGCCTGCCGCGGCGCCTGTTCGCCTTCGCCGTGCTCAACATCTCCCCGGACGTGCTGCGCGTGCTGGCCACGCAGGCGCGCGCCGGCACGCTGCACTTCTACCTGCCGACCCCGGCCCAGGGCTACTGGGGCGATCTGCAGACGCTGTGGCAGCGCCGCCGCGAGGGCGGGGCGGTGGAGCTGTTCGCCGAGCAGGTGCAGGAGAATCCGCTGCTGCAGGCCTGGGGCGCGGCCGGGCGCGACTTCATGGCGCTGATCGGCGACTACGAGGTGGTGCATCCGCTGGCCGAGATCGCGGTCTATGCCGATCCGCTGGAATCGGGCCGGCGCGCGCTGGCCGACGGTGGCCTCGGCGACAGCCTGCTGCGGCGCATGCAGAGCGACCTGTTCCATCGCCGCGCGCCGGCCCGACCGGCGCCGCTGGCCGCGGTGGACCCGCACGATCCCAGCCTGCAGGTGCACGCCTGCCACACCCGCCTGCGCGAACTGCAGGTGCTGCACGACCAGCTGCGCGCGCTGCTGGACGATCCGCGCTTCGAGCCGCCGCTGCAGCCGCGCGAGATCGCGGTGCTGTCGCCGGATATCGACCCCTACGTTCCGTATCTGGATGCGGTGTTCGGCAGCCATGGCGGCGACGACCCCTTGCCCTATGCGCTGGCCGACGCCAGCCCGCTGGCCAGCGAGCCGCTGGCCGAGGTGTTCCTGGCGCTGCTCGGCCTGCCGATCGCGCGGTTCGGCCTGCACGAGATCCTGGACCTGCTCGCCAGCGCGCCGATCGCCGAGGCCGCCGGCCTGGACGAGGCCGGGCTGGAACGCCTGCGCGGCTGGCTGCACGCCGCCGGCGCGCGCTGGGGCCTGGATGCAGCGCACCGGCAGCGTCACCAGGCGCCGGCCGACGACGCCTACACCTGGCGTTTCGCCCTGGACCGGCTGCTGCTCGGCCACGCCAGCGGCGCCGAGGACGACATCGACGGCGTGGCGCCGTGGCCGCAGCTGGAAGGCAGCGCGCTGGCCGCGCTGGACACGCTGCTGCGTCTGTTGCGCGTGCTCGACCGCCACCAGGCCGCGCTGGCCGAGCCGATGCCGCCGGCGCAGTGGCGCGAAGTGCTGCTGGGGCTGCTCGAGGCCTTGTTGCCGCAGAGCCCGTCGGCGCCGCGCCAGCAGCGCGCGCTGGAACGGTTGCGCGCACTGATCGACCAGTTCGCGCGCGACGCCGCCCGCGCCGACTACGCCGACGCGGTGCCGGCCGAGGTGGTGCGCGCGCACTTCGCCGCGGTGCTGGGCGAATCGGACACGCGCGCGCCGCTGCTCACCGGCGGCATCAGCTTCGGCCGCATGGTGCCGATGCGGCTGCTGCCGTTCCGGGTCATCTGCCTGCTGGGCATGAACGACGGCGATTTCCCGCGCCGCGATCCGGCCGCCGGGCTCAACCGCCTCACCGCCGAACTGGGCACCGCGCGCCGCCGCCACGGCGACCGCTCCACCCGCGAGGACGACCGCTTCCTGTTCCTGCAGCTGTTCGCCTCGGCGCAGGAAGTGTTCTACCTCAGCTACCTGGGCGCCGACGCGCGCGACGGCAGCGTGCGGGAACCCTCGCCGCTGGTCGGCGAACTGCTGGCCTGCACCGCGCAGTACCACGCCGATCCGGCCGCGGCCGCAGCGCTGGTGGTGCGGCATCCGCTGCAGCCGTTCGCCGCCGCCGCGTTCGGCGCCACCGGTGCCGAGGATGCCGACCCGCGCCGTTTCAGCTACCGCCGGCAGTGGCGGCCGGCGGTGGACAGCCTGGTCGGCCAGCGCCAGCCGCTGGCGCCGTGGATCGACGCGCTGCCGGCCGCGGCCGACGACGCGCCGCCGGCGCAGTTGTCCATCGACGACCTGCGCCGGCTGCTGGTCGATCCGGCCGGGCAGTTCCTGCGCCAGCGCCTGGGCCTGCGCCTGCCCGATCCGGCGCAGGCCGACAGCGACCTGGAACCGCTGCTGGCAGCCAGCCGCGGGCTCGACCAGTACGGCTTGCAGCAGCAGGTGTTCGAGGCGGTGCTGCGCGAGGATACCGACGCCCTGTACGAGCGCCTGCGCGCCCGCGCGCTGCTGCCGTCCGGGCCGCTGGGCCGGCGCCAGCTCGACGAGCGCGTGCGCCAGTTGCGTCCCTACGCCGAGGCGTTCCGGCAGTGGCGCGGCGCCGCCGCCGCACCGCTGGCGCCGCGGCTGCAGGTGGACCTCGACGGCACCGCGCTGCATGGCCGCCTGCCCGGCTGGTACGCGCCCGGCGTGGCGCGCGTGCAGGTCGGCGCCTTGAGCGGGCGCAGCGCGATTCGCCATGGCCTGGAATGGCTGCTGCTGCGCGCCGCCGGCGAAGCGATGCCCTACGTGCGTTTCTTCGATCACGACGACGGCCTCGGCCCGCATCCGATGGACCGCGAACCGCTGCCCACTGCCCAGGCGCGGCAGGCATTGGGCGAGCTACTGCAGCTGTATCGGCATGGCCGGCAGGCGCCGCTGGCGTTCGCGCCGTACAGCAGCTGGAAGTACTACCAGGCCGCGCGCGCCGGCGATCTCGACAAGGCGATCAAGGACGCCGCCGCGCAATGGCAGGCCGGCTTCGGCTGGAGCGAGGCGGACAGCCCGGAACTGCGCCTGGTCGGCCGTGGCCGCGACCCGTTCGCCGACGCCCAACGCTTCGCCGACTTCGCCGCCACCAGCCAGCGCGTGTTCGGCCTGCTCGAACAGGGCGACGCCGGCCCTGCGCTCGATCCCGAACGGCTGAGCGAAAGCTGGCAGCGCTGGCGCGGCTTGCAGGAGGACGCCGAATGA